A single Dunckerocampus dactyliophorus isolate RoL2022-P2 chromosome 2, RoL_Ddac_1.1, whole genome shotgun sequence DNA region contains:
- the LOC129177912 gene encoding piggyBac transposable element-derived protein 3-like has product MVQTRHATLQLSLKVKKMPFSVIVIVMDLTWTMRGRWAIYMGMDELLTFYGILLASGYSTVPRRHTHWSGDTDVHNLCISNAMRRNRFDEIMASIHFVDNKKITEDPFFKVRPIFTELNKSYKVIPFPECLSVDESMIRYYGQGKPICFGYKLWSLASSSRYMHHMEPYGGRHTLLPKTGLGQGPSVVLGLAEQGEMPPGCKFYHDNLFTSLSLLDEMTKGGYGSCGTMRENQLFDVPFKPKSEFMKLHRGTSEVLTQTEKLLVRWKDNNIVTIATNTGEQYTETMVKRWNKERHAFDQVHQPQCIKQYNEHMGGVDLHDQQVSRYSITIRSKKWWWPIFSWSLSSALVNSQYFYRFVMGGNIECMLSIEFCTVIDETVRLSTCIKYAT; this is encoded by the coding sequence ATGGTCCAGACAAGGCATGCAACATTGCAGTTATCCCTCAAAGTGAAAAAGATGCCATTTTCAGTGATTGTGATAGTGATGGATCTGACATGGACAATGAGGGGGAGATGGGCCATTTATATGGGTATGGATGAACTCCTCACATTCTATGGGATTCTTCTGGCATCTGGCTACAGCACTGTTCCACgaagacacacacactggtCAGGTGACACCGATGTACATAATCTATGCATTTCCAATGCAATGCGGAGAAATCGATTTGACGAAATAATGGCCTCAATACATTTTGTGGACAACAAAAAGATCACTGAAGATCCATTTTTCAAGGTTAGGCCAATCTTCACCGAGCTGAACAAGTCTTACAAAGTCATTCCATTTCCAGAATGTTTGTCAGTGGATGAGAGCATGATAAGATACTATGGGCAAGGTAAACCAATCTGTTTTGGCTATAAGCTATGGAGCCTTGCATCATCCAGCAGATACATGCATCATATGGAGCCATATGGGGGACGCCACACGCTCCTCCCAAAGACTGGCTTAGGCCAGGGGCCAAGTGTTGTTCTTGGTCTTGCAGAGCAGGGTGAGATGCCTCCAGGTTGCAAATTCTACCATGACAACCTCTTTACTTCTCTATCACTCCTTGATGAGATGACAAAGGGGGGCTATGGGAGCTGTGGCACGATGAGGGAAAACCAACTCTTTGATGTTCCCTTCAAACCAAAGAGTGAATTCATGAAGTTACATCGAGGAACCTCAGAAGTTTTAACGCAAACAGAAAAGCTGTTGGTCCGCTGGAAAGACAACAATATTGTGACTATAGCAACAAACACAGGGGAGCAATATACCGAAACAATGGTCAAGCGATGGAATAAAGAGCGACATGCCTTTGACCAAGTCCATCAACCACAATGCATCAAACAGTATAATGAACACATGGGCGGTGTGGACCTTCATGACCAACAGGTCTCTAGATACAGCATCACAATCAGGTCCAAGAAGTGGTGGTGGCCCATCTTTTCATGGTCTCTCAGCAGTGCACTCGTAAATAGTCAATACTTTTACAGATTTGTTATGGGAGGGAACATTGAATGTATGTTGTCGATTGAATTTTGTACTGTGATTGATGAAACTGTAAGATTGTCAACTTGTATAAAATATGCAACGTga